From one Caldithrix abyssi DSM 13497 genomic stretch:
- a CDS encoding ABC transporter ATP-binding protein yields the protein MINIVNLKKSFDDKVVLRGVNLDIYDGEKLVVIGRSGCGKSVLLKHILNLMQPDDGYILIDDVPIKKIRQKDLFFLRKQFGFLFQGAALFDSMTVAENIALPLHEHTNLTDKEIRLKVAEKLEMVGLPGTEKLYPSELSGGMKKRVGLARAIIMDPKYVLYDEPTTGLDPIMAANIDHLINELNEKIKVTSVIVTHDMQSVSRVADRVVMLHMGKIIFNGSLDELYSTDNAVVDQFVHAKMEGPVKPKPVKY from the coding sequence ATGATAAATATTGTAAACTTAAAAAAATCCTTTGACGATAAAGTTGTTTTACGCGGCGTCAATCTGGATATTTATGACGGCGAAAAACTGGTAGTCATCGGACGTAGCGGATGCGGGAAAAGCGTATTGTTAAAGCACATCCTGAACCTGATGCAGCCAGACGACGGGTATATTTTAATCGACGATGTTCCCATTAAAAAGATCCGTCAAAAAGACCTCTTTTTTTTGAGAAAACAATTTGGTTTCCTTTTCCAGGGCGCCGCCTTGTTCGATTCCATGACCGTGGCCGAAAATATTGCCCTGCCTTTGCATGAACACACCAATCTAACAGATAAAGAGATTCGTCTTAAAGTGGCAGAGAAGCTGGAAATGGTCGGCCTGCCGGGCACCGAAAAATTGTATCCTTCCGAGCTCTCGGGAGGGATGAAAAAACGCGTTGGGCTGGCCCGGGCGATTATCATGGACCCGAAATATGTGCTTTATGATGAACCCACCACCGGCCTTGACCCCATTATGGCCGCCAATATCGACCATTTGATTAATGAGCTGAACGAAAAAATTAAAGTTACCTCGGTTATCGTAACGCACGATATGCAAAGCGTCAGTCGCGTTGCAGACCGGGTGGTTATGTTGCACATGGGCAAAATAATTTTTAATGGCAGTTTAGATGAACTCTACAGCACCGATAATGCGGTGGTCGATCAATTTGTTCATGCCAAAATGGAAGGCCCCGTAAAACCCAAGCCCGTCAAATATTAA
- a CDS encoding PQQ-binding-like beta-propeller repeat protein: MKKFLIVVVVFLFACQSSSKRIAWLSDTHVSPATGGTQDLIAVVKDINRQKNIHLVIISGDITEINTGSNLQTAKHILDRLEMPYYIIPGNHDSKWSDSGLQGFRKLFGDDKFQFDLIGIRFIGLHQGPVLRMADGHFSPQDLNWLLNVLSHLRHPRQPVVLITHYPLYPPFAVDNYFRLLKIIRNYNIKMILHGHGHRNRQVNAYGIPQIMGRSTLSRGKKAAYNIIELDRKEFRFFVKTVGEKRPSLWTKVDLETDYVVADSLIERPDYSVNAQYPAVKETWKRSFNALITASPAANKHAVFIGDHMGRLHCLDLASGEEIWTQRFSGALYSQPTLAKKRIVFTCADSNVYCLDAQKGERIWQFKTGAPLYAVPVVSGDTVFVGRNDGAFYALDLNSGKCIWQFNEINGYIETRPLLTKDKVVFGAWDGYLYALKKRDGRPVWKWRGPAENALFSPAACWPVAVKNQLFVVAPDRFLTAIDLSTGLTLWRSNRYKVRETIGADGHFVFAKCMRDTVFSLRPSEKAPRYNWVKNMDFGYDIANSMIQVKGQTAFFGTKNGLVVAFNIQDGKVIWKHKTGNSFIPTALPLSSSSLIVSSMDGFVVRLKYSNH, translated from the coding sequence ATGAAAAAATTCCTGATAGTAGTCGTCGTATTTTTATTTGCCTGTCAATCTTCTTCCAAAAGGATTGCCTGGCTCTCTGATACGCATGTGTCCCCCGCAACAGGCGGTACGCAAGATTTAATAGCCGTAGTTAAGGACATCAACCGGCAAAAAAATATTCACCTGGTCATCATCAGCGGCGACATCACAGAGATTAATACCGGCTCCAATCTGCAAACGGCCAAACACATTTTAGATCGTTTAGAGATGCCCTACTACATCATTCCCGGCAATCACGACAGCAAATGGAGCGACTCCGGATTACAGGGTTTCCGTAAACTTTTTGGAGATGATAAATTTCAGTTCGATTTGATAGGCATCCGGTTCATCGGGCTGCATCAGGGGCCGGTTTTACGGATGGCGGATGGACATTTTTCACCACAGGATTTAAACTGGCTGCTAAATGTTCTGAGTCATTTGCGCCATCCCCGACAACCGGTTGTACTGATTACGCATTACCCGCTTTATCCTCCGTTCGCCGTGGACAATTACTTCCGCCTTCTTAAAATCATCCGCAATTACAATATTAAAATGATCCTTCACGGTCACGGTCACCGCAATCGCCAGGTAAACGCCTACGGCATCCCGCAAATTATGGGCCGATCGACTTTAAGCAGAGGGAAAAAAGCGGCCTACAATATCATTGAACTGGATCGCAAAGAATTCAGATTTTTTGTAAAAACCGTCGGTGAAAAGAGACCGTCTCTCTGGACGAAAGTCGATCTGGAAACCGATTATGTTGTGGCAGACTCTTTAATTGAGCGGCCGGACTACTCTGTAAATGCGCAGTATCCTGCCGTCAAAGAAACCTGGAAACGTTCTTTCAATGCTTTAATCACCGCATCGCCGGCGGCCAATAAACATGCGGTATTTATCGGCGATCACATGGGGCGTTTGCATTGCCTCGACCTGGCTTCCGGAGAAGAAATCTGGACTCAAAGATTTTCCGGCGCCCTGTACTCTCAACCGACATTAGCAAAGAAACGCATTGTTTTTACCTGCGCCGACAGCAATGTTTATTGTCTGGATGCACAAAAGGGTGAGCGAATCTGGCAATTTAAAACTGGAGCGCCGCTGTATGCCGTACCTGTAGTCTCCGGCGACACCGTTTTTGTGGGCAGAAACGACGGTGCGTTTTACGCGCTGGATTTAAACAGCGGAAAATGCATCTGGCAGTTTAACGAGATTAACGGCTACATCGAGACCAGACCTTTATTAACGAAAGACAAAGTGGTTTTTGGCGCGTGGGACGGATATTTGTACGCCCTTAAAAAAAGAGATGGACGCCCGGTCTGGAAATGGCGCGGCCCCGCAGAAAATGCGCTATTTTCGCCGGCGGCTTGCTGGCCGGTTGCCGTTAAAAACCAGTTGTTTGTGGTTGCGCCGGATCGATTTTTAACGGCCATCGATTTATCCACCGGCCTCACGCTGTGGAGGAGCAATCGCTACAAAGTGCGCGAAACCATCGGCGCCGACGGACATTTTGTGTTTGCCAAATGCATGCGCGACACAGTTTTTTCGTTGCGTCCTTCCGAAAAGGCTCCGCGCTACAACTGGGTAAAGAACATGGATTTTGGCTACGACATTGCTAATTCGATGATTCAGGTTAAAGGGCAAACGGCGTTTTTCGGCACCAAAAACGGCCTGGTTGTAGCTTTTAATATTCAAGATGGAAAAGTAATCTGGAAGCACAAAACTGGAAACAGTTTTATCCCGACGGCGCTTCCCCTTTCCTCTTCTTCTCTTATTGTAAGTAGCATGGATGGCTTTGTGGTCAGGCTAAAATATTCGAACCATTAA
- a CDS encoding AMP nucleosidase has product MVPLTSNKSSEQLTKLDIAKLWLPRYTGTEIDAFGDYILITNFAHYLTMFAERFNCSIKGEGRPMQTATNSRGLTIINFGMGSPNAATIMDLLTARNPQGVLFLGKCGGLKKSTELGHFILPIAAIRGEGTGNDYFPPEVPALPSFKLHKFVSEKLLKYDLEYRTGVIYTTNRRVWEWDEPFKAYLRKISAIAIDMETATVFIVGHANAIARGALLLVSDLPMTPDGVKTEESDAYVTQKYTELHLKIGIEAMSDIGGKGEKIKHFKY; this is encoded by the coding sequence ATGGTACCTCTTACCTCAAATAAAAGTTCGGAACAACTCACAAAGCTGGATATCGCTAAATTGTGGCTTCCTCGTTATACGGGCACTGAAATTGACGCTTTTGGCGACTATATTTTAATCACCAATTTTGCGCATTACTTAACCATGTTCGCCGAACGGTTCAACTGTTCCATCAAAGGAGAAGGGCGCCCCATGCAAACGGCTACTAATTCCCGGGGCCTTACAATCATCAATTTTGGCATGGGGTCGCCCAATGCGGCCACCATCATGGATTTGCTTACGGCGCGCAATCCCCAGGGCGTTTTGTTTTTGGGAAAATGCGGCGGACTCAAAAAAAGCACCGAACTTGGTCATTTTATTCTGCCCATCGCCGCCATCAGAGGCGAAGGAACCGGTAATGATTATTTTCCTCCAGAGGTTCCGGCCCTGCCTTCTTTTAAGCTTCACAAATTCGTTTCGGAGAAGCTCTTAAAGTATGACCTGGAGTACCGCACGGGAGTTATCTACACCACTAACCGTCGCGTCTGGGAATGGGATGAGCCTTTTAAAGCGTATTTGCGAAAAATATCCGCTATTGCCATCGATATGGAGACGGCTACCGTTTTTATTGTGGGCCATGCCAATGCCATCGCGCGAGGCGCCTTGCTGCTGGTTAGCGATTTGCCCATGACGCCCGACGGGGTAAAAACAGAGGAATCGGATGCTTATGTTACGCAAAAATACACCGAGCTCCATCTTAAAATCGGCATTGAAGCCATGAGCGATATCGGAGGGAAAGGCGAAAAAATTAAACATTTTAAATATTAA
- the rpmB gene encoding 50S ribosomal protein L28 produces the protein MAYVCEICGKRPMVGNNVSHAHNKTKRRFMPNLQKIRVQTPQGVKRMRVCTSCIQANKIQKPALV, from the coding sequence ATGGCATATGTTTGTGAAATTTGCGGTAAACGTCCAATGGTTGGAAATAATGTCAGTCATGCACACAATAAAACCAAACGTCGTTTTATGCCCAATTTGCAGAAAATCCGTGTTCAAACGCCGCAGGGCGTAAAAAGAATGCGTGTTTGTACAAGCTGTATTCAGGCGAACAAAATACAAAAGCCTGCCTTAGTTTAA